A window of Primulina tabacum isolate GXHZ01 chromosome 4, ASM2559414v2, whole genome shotgun sequence contains these coding sequences:
- the LOC142542853 gene encoding expansin-A7-like, with protein sequence MGSLLHSWSLASFFLVLAFIREATSAGYSTPGRFQPSAWRNAFATFYGDDSGNGMGGACGYGNVYSSGYGANTAALSTVLFNNGYGCGQCFQLQCSNSKWCTKGSITVTGTNLCPPNWAQDSNNGGWCNPPRTHFDMSRSAFTKIAQMQAGIVPVTFRRVPCIRTAGLRFNFQGNGYWLLVYVMNVGGGGDVSTMWVKGTKTGWISMSHNWGASYQAFATLGGQALSFKITSYTNHETVIAYNVAPANWQAGMTYGCNVNFH encoded by the exons ATGGGTTCTTTGCTGCATTCATGGAGCCTTGCTAGCTTCTTCTTGGTGTTGGCTTTCATTCGCGAAGCAACGTCGGCGGGATATTCGACGCCGGGGCGGTTTCAACCTAGTGCATGGCGTAATGCCTTTGCAACATTTTATGGCGATGATTCGGGAAATGGAATGG GCGGTGCTTGTGGATATGGAAACGTGTACAGCAGCGGGTATGGGGCGAACACGGCGGCATTGAGCACAGTGCTGTTCAACAACGGTTACGGCTGTGGGCAGTGTTTCCAGCTTCAGTGCTCCAACTCCAAGTGGTGCACCAAAGGCTCCATCACCGTCACCGGCACCAACCTCTGCCCTCCAAATTGGGCTCAGGACTCCAACAATGGCGGCTGGTGCAACCCGCCACGAACGCATTTCGACATGTCTAGGTCTGCTTTCACCAAGATTGCCCAGATGCAGGCCGGCATTGTACCCGTCACGTTCCGcag GGTACCATGTATTCGAACCGCGGGCCTACGATTCAACTTCCAGGGCAACGGGTACTGGCTGCTGGTGTACGTCATGAACGTTGGCGGGGGTGGGGATGTATCGACCATGTGGGTGAAGGGGACCAAGACAGGTTGGATAAGCATGAGCCATAACTGGGGAGCTTCGTATCAAGCGTTCGCAACGCTTGGAGGCCAAGCTCTTTCTTTCAAGATTACTTCTTACACTAACCATGAAACAGTTATCGCATACAATGTTGCACCTGCTAACTGGCAAGCTGGAATGACTTATGGTTGTAATGTCAACTTCCATTGA